The Caulifigura coniformis genome includes a region encoding these proteins:
- a CDS encoding sulfatase-like hydrolase/transferase — translation MRFTFCLLMLWGTSARAAELPDTSRMNVLFINIEDCNAGVFGCYGNAICRTPNIDRFARSAVLFDSAYCQGISCNPSRSSFLTGLRPTTTNVYSNSDVMDDLLPTGTLTLPEVVKAGGFTTANVGKLFHRLEYADRPMLAFDRLEMHDKPEGWKGPGPILNFPPKRPGWEKAPADQKSPEFREWKRKHSDRYGDSGLNREEEYDYRMAATAAALLRDFAKQPAGQRFFLSVSQSKPHTPLISPKKYVDIYDPTKIPPPAAPVDSLVNFPAHSLKRARGGNPDLFRDAQPSLQQAREAIAAYYACVTFVDENVGMMLDALEETGLDRNTIVIFFGDHGFHLGDHGFWSKYSMLEATRRVPLIVRVPGAPANGQVCRQFIELVDLFPTIGELAGLAVPANLEGTSFAPLLGDANRTWKRAVFMSGGPADRGHSVRNRRYSYLEYEGNRPGAALFDLERDPWETRNLVDDPQLADVRNEMAALLKAGWRGALPPAQ, via the coding sequence ATGCGATTCACCTTCTGCCTGCTGATGCTCTGGGGTACGTCGGCGCGGGCCGCGGAACTGCCCGACACATCGCGGATGAACGTGCTGTTCATCAACATTGAAGACTGCAACGCCGGCGTGTTCGGCTGTTACGGCAACGCGATCTGCAGGACTCCGAACATCGATCGCTTCGCGAGGTCGGCCGTGCTGTTCGACTCCGCCTACTGCCAGGGGATCAGCTGTAATCCGTCACGCTCCTCGTTCCTGACGGGGCTTCGACCGACGACGACGAACGTCTATTCCAACAGCGACGTCATGGACGACCTCCTCCCCACCGGAACGCTCACCTTGCCGGAGGTCGTGAAGGCCGGCGGGTTCACGACGGCCAACGTCGGCAAGCTGTTCCACAGGCTCGAGTACGCCGACAGGCCCATGCTGGCATTCGACCGGCTGGAAATGCACGACAAGCCCGAGGGCTGGAAGGGACCCGGACCGATTCTCAACTTCCCGCCGAAGCGGCCAGGCTGGGAAAAAGCCCCCGCCGATCAAAAGAGCCCGGAGTTCCGCGAATGGAAAAGAAAACACTCCGATCGCTATGGCGATTCCGGCCTAAACCGCGAGGAAGAGTACGACTATCGCATGGCGGCCACCGCCGCGGCCCTGCTCCGCGACTTCGCCAAGCAACCCGCGGGCCAGCGGTTCTTCCTCTCGGTTTCACAATCGAAGCCCCATACGCCGCTCATCTCGCCGAAGAAGTATGTCGACATTTACGACCCGACGAAGATCCCGCCGCCGGCCGCCCCCGTCGATTCGCTGGTGAACTTCCCGGCGCACTCCCTCAAACGGGCGCGCGGTGGGAATCCGGATCTCTTCCGCGACGCACAGCCGTCGTTGCAGCAGGCCCGCGAGGCGATCGCCGCTTACTACGCCTGTGTGACATTTGTCGATGAGAACGTCGGCATGATGCTCGATGCACTGGAAGAGACGGGGCTCGATCGCAACACGATCGTGATCTTCTTCGGCGACCACGGCTTTCACCTGGGCGATCATGGGTTCTGGAGCAAGTACTCGATGCTCGAGGCGACCCGCCGCGTCCCACTGATCGTGCGCGTTCCCGGAGCACCGGCCAATGGACAGGTCTGTCGGCAGTTCATCGAGCTGGTCGACCTCTTCCCCACCATCGGCGAACTGGCAGGTCTGGCTGTTCCTGCCAATCTCGAAGGGACGAGCTTCGCGCCACTTCTGGGCGACGCGAATCGCACATGGAAGCGCGCCGTGTTCATGTCCGGAGGTCCGGCCGATCGGGGACATTCCGTCCGGAATCGCCGGTACAGCTACCTCGAATACGAAGGCAATCGCCCGGGAGCGGCGCTGTTCGACCTCGAACGCGATCCCTGGGAGACTCGCAATCTCGTCGATGATCCCCAACTCGCCGACGTTCGGAACGAGATGGCCGCTCTCCTCAAGGCGGGCTGGCGCGGCGCACTTCCTCCCGCGCAGTAA
- a CDS encoding CpaF family protein produces MFNSDSKPTPLQAGAARKESREQRFLRIKQDVHRHLIAALDTGSATALKDHELRRELRRGIEDLCRYRADLLNEGERERLINEVIDETLGLGPIEPLLRDPTISDILINGPKVVYVERRGRLERTNVAFHDEDHLVEIVQRIASKIGRRLDEANPMVDARLADGSRVNAVIRPLALDGALVSIRRFAAKPLIAADLISRGSICREMIEFLAACVQGRLNMVVSGGTGSGKSTLLNMLSGYISENERLATIEDAAELQLQQPHVARMETRPANLEGQGEVRSRDLLRNALRMRPDRIIVGECRGDEAFDMLQAMTTGHAGSLTTIHANGTRHAIRRLEMLVGMASFELPIWFIRELIASAVTIVVHCERLAGGQRRVTQISEVTGLVGEQVQMHDLFTFEKTGLDQEHRQMGRFMATGIRPQCLEVLREAGIILPPSLFERRQLIPERADTVAPVTPRRNPT; encoded by the coding sequence ATGTTCAATTCCGACTCCAAACCAACGCCGCTCCAGGCCGGAGCGGCGCGCAAGGAGTCGCGCGAACAGAGGTTCCTGCGAATCAAGCAGGACGTGCACCGCCATCTGATCGCGGCCCTCGACACCGGATCAGCCACGGCGCTCAAGGATCACGAACTGCGCCGCGAACTTCGACGGGGAATCGAGGACCTCTGTCGCTATCGGGCAGACCTTCTCAACGAAGGCGAGCGCGAGCGGCTCATCAATGAAGTCATCGACGAAACCCTCGGCCTCGGACCGATCGAACCGCTGCTCCGCGACCCGACCATCTCCGACATCCTGATCAACGGCCCCAAGGTCGTGTACGTCGAGCGTCGCGGCCGGCTGGAGCGGACCAACGTCGCCTTCCACGACGAAGACCATCTCGTCGAAATCGTCCAGCGCATCGCCAGCAAGATCGGCCGGCGACTCGACGAAGCCAATCCGATGGTCGACGCTCGGCTCGCCGACGGCAGCCGCGTCAACGCCGTCATCCGGCCTCTGGCCCTCGATGGCGCACTCGTCTCCATCCGGCGTTTCGCCGCCAAGCCGTTGATCGCGGCCGACCTCATCTCGCGCGGCTCGATCTGTCGGGAGATGATCGAGTTCCTTGCCGCCTGCGTTCAGGGCCGACTGAATATGGTCGTCTCCGGGGGCACGGGAAGCGGCAAGTCCACACTCCTCAACATGCTCTCCGGATACATCTCGGAGAACGAACGCCTCGCCACCATCGAGGACGCGGCCGAGTTGCAGCTCCAGCAGCCCCACGTGGCCCGCATGGAAACTCGCCCCGCAAACCTCGAAGGCCAGGGCGAAGTCCGCTCACGCGACCTGCTTCGCAATGCCCTCCGGATGCGGCCCGACCGCATCATCGTCGGCGAATGCCGCGGCGACGAAGCCTTCGACATGCTCCAGGCAATGACTACCGGTCACGCCGGAAGCCTGACGACGATCCACGCCAACGGGACGCGCCACGCCATCCGGCGCCTCGAAATGCTCGTCGGCATGGCGAGCTTCGAACTTCCGATCTGGTTCATCCGCGAACTGATCGCAAGCGCCGTCACGATCGTCGTCCACTGCGAGCGTCTCGCCGGTGGGCAGAGACGCGTTACGCAGATTTCGGAAGTCACCGGACTCGTCGGCGAACAGGTCCAGATGCACGACCTCTTCACGTTCGAGAAGACAGGCCTCGACCAGGAGCATCGCCAGATGGGAAGGTTCATGGCGACCGGGATTCGCCCCCAGTGCCTCGAAGTCCTGCGCGAAGCGGGCATCATCCTCCCTCCATCGTTGTTCGAACGTCGTCAGCTGATTCCCGAACGAGCGGACACCGTCGCTCCCGTGACGCCCCGGAGGAATCCGACATGA
- a CDS encoding HD-GYP domain-containing protein — translation MSARDRFKPNHPAVSRHLPRWDDRPLTSQTPAGTSDDPRPVVVLVDDDRSFLTMVRSTLEPYQESWRLSVHSDPEEAWKLIFNSHVDAVISDLSMPRLSGFDLLRRIRETAETHDIPVTILTGTADGDVKHDALDLGATDLLAKPFHTAELLARLRSMLRLKEMQDAAKRRSEQLEELVASREKELNQSRREVIWKLAKAAEFRDEKTGDHVVRVARMSARIARELGLMPQRVDAIEMAAPLHDIGKIGIPDSILLKPGSLTPDEREIMRRHCDIGYRILSESGQAETRPQFFLPFSRALAGDDVMKTAQEIALAHHEWWDGTGYPRGLAGAEIPLSARIVAVADVYDALRSVRPYKGAISPDDALHEIRWRRGRQFDPQVVDAFLRCHELLAREHAASWACDVALSGIEASAHEREALDVVHSF, via the coding sequence ATGTCCGCACGCGACAGGTTCAAGCCGAATCATCCAGCTGTCAGCCGTCATCTCCCGCGGTGGGACGATCGGCCGCTGACTTCGCAGACACCGGCCGGCACGAGCGACGACCCCCGGCCCGTTGTCGTCCTCGTGGACGACGACCGCTCATTTCTGACGATGGTCAGATCCACTCTCGAGCCGTACCAGGAATCGTGGCGTCTCTCAGTCCACTCCGATCCTGAAGAGGCATGGAAGCTGATTTTCAACAGCCATGTCGACGCGGTGATCAGCGACCTGTCGATGCCCAGGCTTTCCGGCTTCGATCTCCTCCGACGCATTCGCGAAACGGCCGAGACGCATGACATCCCGGTCACGATTCTGACCGGGACCGCAGACGGCGACGTCAAGCACGATGCCCTCGACCTGGGCGCCACCGACCTGCTGGCCAAGCCATTTCATACGGCAGAACTCCTGGCCCGGCTCCGCAGCATGCTGCGGCTGAAGGAAATGCAGGACGCGGCGAAGCGGCGCAGCGAGCAGCTCGAGGAACTGGTCGCCAGCCGTGAGAAGGAACTCAACCAGTCGCGACGGGAAGTGATCTGGAAGCTCGCCAAGGCCGCAGAATTTCGTGATGAGAAGACGGGGGACCATGTCGTCCGTGTCGCACGGATGAGCGCGAGAATCGCGCGGGAACTGGGACTGATGCCGCAGAGAGTGGATGCCATCGAAATGGCGGCCCCGCTGCACGATATCGGAAAGATCGGCATTCCCGATTCCATCCTGCTGAAGCCGGGAAGCCTGACGCCGGACGAGCGCGAGATCATGCGCCGGCATTGCGACATCGGCTACCGCATCCTGAGTGAATCGGGGCAAGCGGAGACCCGTCCGCAGTTTTTCCTGCCATTTTCCCGGGCGCTTGCAGGCGACGACGTGATGAAGACGGCGCAGGAGATCGCTCTTGCGCACCACGAATGGTGGGACGGAACAGGCTATCCCCGCGGCCTGGCCGGAGCAGAGATTCCACTGTCCGCGCGGATTGTGGCTGTGGCCGACGTGTACGACGCGCTTCGGTCCGTTCGTCCGTACAAAGGAGCGATTTCGCCGGATGACGCCCTGCACGAAATCCGCTGGCGCCGGGGTCGACAATTTGATCCGCAGGTGGTTGACGCGTTCCTGCGGTGCCACGAGCTGCTGGCCCGGGAGCATGCGGCGAGCTGGGCGTGCGACGTCGCGCTCAGTGGAATCGAAGCGTCAGCGCACGAGCGCGAGGCGCTCGACGTCGTTCACTCATTCTGA
- a CDS encoding putative bifunctional diguanylate cyclase/phosphodiesterase has translation MARSEQLSSTNSSKVPTGNDLSILPPAVLSVDGRQPVEARRRVSRTRPDQASASARTKKRRGPAEQSGSVDSVEQLALVLQHACGFVALVGDGGRVERASGAVYELLTPDMAVDRLLGDTRLGIDAPEFLQRVERSLLDGKEDHFEWFNPVCDRWIVLHLAPAEEGVMIVGFDITRRRILENSAEQQRAQLAYQADYDAATKLLNRRAFQALVEQACQNRRGAGFSIMLIDIDGFQAANDTFGHVAGDALLLEVADRLRTCIGENDVLARLGNDEFAVLHCGGRTSTKPERLITRIMETIHRPFLVSGTKVSLTASIGVAIAPQDGDTQEALFQAADIAVKWAKRDGGEGWRRFEISMQTELQTRHEVHEGLIDALAAGQMLLHYQPVIDIRHGLVSGLESRFCWNHPREGLLPPERFLHIAEASGSIVPLGEWAILNACRDAMAWPAHCEVAVNLSPRQFRSNIVRTVSQALGESRIESSRLVLEVCEAVLVDRPEKNLDSLQRLRALGVKIVFDGLGTGCASLRHLQLFPFDRIKIDRSMIHNVGIRRDSEVIVRSMVGLAHDLGIQVVAKGVETPEELRRLRETGCHQAQGDLFCRPVPVATAFEYLRRCAAGNSGVSN, from the coding sequence ATGGCTCGCTCTGAGCAGTTGTCATCCACCAACTCCTCGAAGGTTCCAACCGGAAACGACCTCTCGATTCTTCCACCGGCCGTGTTAAGCGTGGACGGCAGGCAGCCGGTCGAGGCTCGTCGCCGGGTTTCTCGAACCCGTCCCGATCAGGCGTCGGCGTCCGCCAGGACAAAGAAACGCCGTGGCCCGGCCGAACAGTCCGGATCGGTCGACTCGGTAGAGCAGCTTGCGCTCGTGCTGCAGCATGCCTGCGGCTTCGTCGCGCTGGTGGGAGATGGAGGACGCGTCGAACGCGCGAGCGGCGCGGTCTACGAGCTTCTCACCCCCGACATGGCCGTCGACCGTTTGCTGGGCGACACGCGGCTCGGAATCGACGCGCCGGAATTCCTGCAGCGCGTCGAACGTTCCTTGCTCGACGGCAAGGAAGATCACTTCGAATGGTTCAACCCGGTTTGCGACCGCTGGATCGTCCTGCACCTCGCCCCCGCGGAGGAAGGAGTCATGATCGTCGGGTTCGATATCACCCGGAGGCGGATTCTCGAGAATTCCGCCGAACAGCAGCGGGCTCAGCTTGCCTACCAGGCCGACTACGACGCGGCCACAAAGCTGTTGAACCGACGCGCGTTCCAGGCGCTCGTCGAACAGGCCTGTCAGAATCGACGTGGCGCCGGATTCTCGATCATGTTGATCGATATCGATGGATTCCAGGCGGCGAACGACACGTTCGGACATGTCGCAGGCGACGCCCTGCTGCTCGAAGTCGCAGATCGACTGCGGACCTGCATCGGCGAGAATGATGTTCTCGCACGCCTGGGGAATGACGAGTTTGCAGTGCTGCATTGCGGCGGCAGAACGTCAACGAAGCCGGAGCGCCTCATCACGCGCATCATGGAGACGATCCATCGTCCGTTCCTCGTCAGCGGAACGAAGGTGAGTCTGACGGCCAGCATCGGCGTGGCGATTGCCCCCCAGGATGGCGACACGCAGGAAGCCCTGTTCCAGGCGGCCGACATTGCCGTGAAGTGGGCGAAGAGGGACGGGGGCGAAGGCTGGCGACGGTTCGAGATCAGCATGCAGACCGAGCTGCAGACCCGCCACGAGGTCCACGAAGGGTTGATCGACGCGCTGGCGGCCGGGCAGATGCTGCTGCACTACCAGCCGGTCATCGACATTCGCCACGGTCTCGTCAGCGGATTGGAATCACGGTTCTGCTGGAACCATCCTCGGGAGGGGCTCCTCCCGCCAGAGCGCTTCCTGCACATCGCCGAAGCGAGTGGATCGATCGTTCCCCTTGGTGAGTGGGCGATCCTCAATGCCTGTCGTGATGCAATGGCCTGGCCCGCTCACTGCGAAGTCGCAGTGAATCTCTCACCCCGCCAGTTCCGCTCGAACATCGTCCGCACGGTCTCCCAGGCGCTGGGAGAGTCGCGAATCGAATCCTCCCGGCTGGTCCTGGAAGTCTGCGAAGCGGTCCTCGTCGACCGGCCGGAGAAAAACCTCGATTCGCTCCAGCGTTTGCGCGCTCTTGGTGTGAAGATCGTGTTCGACGGCCTCGGAACCGGATGCGCATCGCTCCGGCATCTGCAGTTGTTTCCGTTCGACCGGATCAAGATCGACCGCAGCATGATTCACAACGTGGGGATCCGTCGCGACAGCGAAGTGATCGTGCGTTCGATGGTCGGCCTGGCACACGACCTTGGAATCCAGGTCGTCGCCAAGGGCGTCGAGACGCCGGAAGAGCTGCGGCGCCTGCGCGAGACAGGCTGCCATCAGGCCCAGGGCGACCTGTTCTGCCGGCCGGTCCCCGTCGCGACCGCATTTGAGTACCTCCGCCGGTGCGCCGCCGGAAACTCCGGCGTTTCGAACTGA
- a CDS encoding type II secretion system F family protein has translation MTGMFVLSSVSLAVGATALLISEIFGGHARRVDRRINQLRRDGAGDSAQNSKLFRDLQFVESGKHRLLLEARQFLEQSAVPITLAQLVAICGLCGGAFCLPLTLLRARGTVMFIAFLAGVVAPVIYVAFKRQRRIRQLQKLLPEAFDVMVRAVQAGQSVSAALQLVGTEGRQPLAREFAKACEQHNLGLSFEQTLQELCRRVPVMELRILAIALIVQRQTGGNPLEIISNMASLIRKRASFQAKMRALTGEGRMQAIVLSALPIVTFIGLYVARRDYLQALLDRPRILQALVAAQVVAALWIRRIVRIPF, from the coding sequence ATGACTGGCATGTTCGTCCTCAGCAGCGTGTCGCTGGCGGTCGGGGCGACCGCACTGCTCATCAGTGAGATCTTCGGGGGGCACGCCCGTCGCGTCGACCGCCGGATCAATCAGCTGCGGCGCGATGGAGCGGGCGACTCCGCCCAGAACTCGAAGCTCTTCCGCGACCTGCAGTTCGTCGAATCGGGAAAGCACCGACTCCTCCTGGAGGCACGCCAGTTTCTCGAACAGTCGGCCGTTCCGATCACGCTCGCGCAGCTGGTCGCCATCTGCGGACTGTGCGGTGGGGCGTTCTGTCTGCCGCTGACGTTGCTCCGCGCGCGCGGAACGGTGATGTTCATCGCCTTCCTCGCAGGCGTGGTCGCTCCGGTCATCTATGTCGCCTTCAAACGCCAGCGGCGGATCAGACAGCTGCAGAAACTTCTCCCGGAAGCGTTCGATGTCATGGTCCGGGCCGTCCAGGCCGGACAAAGCGTGAGCGCGGCGCTCCAGCTCGTCGGAACGGAAGGCCGGCAGCCCCTGGCCCGGGAGTTTGCCAAGGCCTGTGAACAGCACAACCTGGGCCTCTCGTTCGAGCAGACGCTGCAGGAACTCTGTCGTCGCGTCCCGGTGATGGAACTCCGCATCCTGGCGATCGCGCTGATCGTTCAGCGCCAGACCGGCGGCAACCCGCTCGAGATCATTTCCAATATGGCCAGCCTGATCCGCAAACGCGCCTCCTTCCAGGCGAAGATGCGGGCCCTGACCGGCGAAGGACGCATGCAGGCGATCGTCCTGTCCGCGTTGCCGATCGTCACCTTCATCGGCCTGTACGTCGCACGGCGCGACTATCTCCAGGCGCTGCTCGATCGTCCGCGGATCCTGCAGGCCCTCGTCGCGGCGCAGGTCGTCGCCGCGCTCTGGATTCGAC
- a CDS encoding AAA family ATPase codes for MAALILSDRPVAATHLRRVLLAQGRDCPLTSVLPIAQAQRLSGIDSVEVMFVVLPDNPSEVVPLIRQLRSSNYCRIVCVGVPHEPRAILEALHAGADDYIDESSDLESQLADVLIRIEAVRHQAQTVNRIITITSASGGTGCTMIASNLALSFAQRLKSCGLVDLASEHGEVGDHFDFKPRYTLGDLLRSIDSLDAKVVAESLPSHTSGVSVLAGGLSPDELADCPTEDVNRLMKLARPARPCWVIDADCRSARRFRLAQLSDTVVLLVRLDFASLCSARRVLDEWQEQQIDSQRIIVAANRAGQPGEIPAFKTDSFLRRPVDVCLVDDPLNANVSLNCGVPVLTEAPASKLAEQINQLAERIMPSPTPPDGKPKSEPGKNSFAKILRSIAVAST; via the coding sequence ATGGCAGCATTGATCCTGAGCGACAGACCCGTCGCGGCCACGCATCTCCGGCGTGTCCTTCTGGCACAGGGAAGGGACTGCCCGCTGACGAGTGTCCTCCCGATTGCCCAGGCGCAGCGACTCAGCGGGATTGATTCGGTTGAGGTGATGTTTGTCGTCCTGCCCGACAACCCCAGCGAAGTCGTCCCGCTGATCCGTCAGCTGCGGTCGTCCAACTACTGCCGCATCGTCTGCGTCGGAGTGCCCCATGAGCCCCGGGCGATCCTCGAAGCACTGCACGCCGGCGCCGACGACTACATCGACGAATCGTCTGACCTGGAATCCCAGCTCGCCGATGTTCTCATCCGCATCGAGGCGGTGAGACACCAGGCGCAGACGGTGAATCGCATCATCACGATCACCTCCGCATCCGGCGGCACCGGTTGCACGATGATCGCATCGAACCTCGCACTCTCCTTTGCCCAGCGCCTGAAGAGCTGTGGCCTCGTCGACCTCGCCTCCGAACATGGAGAAGTCGGCGATCATTTCGACTTCAAGCCAAGGTACACGCTCGGCGACCTGCTCAGGAGCATCGACTCCCTCGATGCGAAGGTCGTCGCCGAATCGCTTCCCAGCCATACCAGCGGAGTGTCCGTGCTGGCGGGAGGACTCTCGCCCGACGAACTGGCCGACTGTCCGACCGAAGACGTCAACCGCCTGATGAAGCTGGCCCGGCCCGCCCGCCCCTGCTGGGTGATCGACGCCGACTGCCGCAGCGCGCGCCGGTTCCGGCTCGCCCAGCTCTCGGACACCGTCGTCCTGCTGGTCCGGCTCGACTTCGCGTCGCTGTGCAGTGCGCGGCGCGTGCTCGATGAATGGCAGGAACAGCAGATCGATTCCCAGCGGATCATCGTCGCCGCCAATCGCGCCGGGCAGCCCGGAGAAATCCCGGCTTTCAAGACAGACTCCTTCCTCCGCCGTCCTGTCGACGTCTGCCTTGTCGACGATCCGCTCAACGCCAACGTCAGCCTCAACTGCGGCGTCCCCGTCCTGACGGAAGCCCCCGCGTCGAAGCTGGCCGAACAGATCAACCAGCTCGCCGAACGCATCATGCCTTCTCCGACCCCACCTGACGGAAAGCCGAAGTCCGAACCTGGAAAGAACTCCTTCGCGAAGATCCTCCGTAGCATCGCCGTCGCCTCGACATGA
- a CDS encoding ATP-binding protein, with protein MSPVEFADPGVRHIELTIERLERSLLGAAVAASDPRAFAEVAAALLFKSLPVEGVGVWITTSAEQDAEPVAFFGNGRDLERCPASLQEAAGRPRPDDTVRGLPEAGVSRASFSVPDIGQVTFLVSIPHEEVWSLFSEGWLEKAIAPAIQILAAHIEARESSAVSSLLVRESVDSLIGLNEAGECTLWSPAAEALFGWPEPDVIHVPLRIVPRSHAATWEQSVNAARASGRPLTVRLTGQRWDGTLVPVEARIVPLLGDIRSLPHVLLVLRDMTLAAETGEWRKLVASASQALHAATGEIPSIGNCLAPLISSGRFRRAALWHMSADGQGWTLHTSEPAAARTAGGLPDNLIAKAVAGKLVDLVGPVEMPVPSQGRVLRRPTGSLVGVPLPDRQSLLVLEQAGYEEPGEAAREALRTIASIVGSALDRERLTRELEQMRERVTQAAKLESLGLLATTVAHDLNNILTVVFGYADLARHSNSPQDSIGEIEKAAEKAAALSRQLLRSGRTTRNETVVFDVATAVAELEPLIRSLTGSKITLKIDAAVRGLCVRMPRTDFDQLVLNLVANARDAMPAGGLLGIRLAAVEPVLRDLERNPRLRSGSCVQLRVIDNGAGMTAEVCSRMFDSFFTTKEAGKGTGVGLATVRQVVDRAAGGISVESRPSVGTAMTVLLPRVMSAVCPRTVDARPEVLPSGTESVLIVEEEPRLRDLLARILELRGYKVRSLAQLPVEPLPELAGAELVIADRSTIEAAPQKCPRKGTDRCAALALVEADCDSAMPATAFAVCRMLPRPFTSHQVAIAVREALDAR; from the coding sequence ATGTCGCCTGTCGAGTTCGCCGATCCCGGCGTCCGCCATATCGAACTCACGATCGAGCGGCTGGAGCGAAGTCTCCTGGGCGCGGCGGTTGCCGCCAGCGATCCGCGCGCATTCGCGGAAGTCGCCGCTGCCCTGCTCTTCAAGAGTCTTCCCGTGGAAGGGGTCGGCGTCTGGATCACGACATCAGCGGAACAGGACGCCGAGCCTGTCGCGTTCTTTGGCAATGGTCGCGACCTGGAGCGCTGCCCTGCCTCGCTGCAGGAAGCGGCCGGGCGACCTCGCCCCGACGACACCGTGAGGGGCCTGCCCGAGGCGGGCGTCTCCCGGGCCAGCTTTTCCGTTCCTGACATCGGGCAGGTCACGTTTCTCGTTTCCATTCCGCATGAGGAGGTGTGGAGCCTGTTCTCCGAAGGCTGGCTCGAGAAGGCCATCGCTCCAGCCATCCAGATTCTCGCTGCGCACATCGAAGCGCGCGAATCGTCGGCTGTCTCGTCGTTGCTGGTCCGCGAGTCGGTCGATTCGCTCATCGGTCTCAACGAAGCGGGTGAATGCACCCTGTGGAGCCCGGCCGCGGAGGCCCTGTTCGGCTGGCCTGAGCCGGATGTGATCCATGTTCCGCTCCGGATCGTTCCCCGCTCCCACGCGGCCACGTGGGAGCAGAGCGTTAACGCGGCGCGGGCCTCAGGACGTCCACTGACTGTTCGACTGACGGGCCAGAGGTGGGACGGCACGCTTGTCCCTGTGGAAGCACGGATCGTGCCGTTGCTTGGCGACATCCGGTCGCTTCCCCACGTGTTGCTCGTGCTGCGCGACATGACTCTGGCTGCCGAAACAGGCGAATGGCGAAAGCTTGTAGCATCGGCCTCACAGGCGTTGCACGCCGCCACGGGAGAGATCCCGTCCATCGGCAACTGCCTGGCGCCGTTGATCTCGTCAGGCCGGTTTCGTCGCGCGGCGCTGTGGCATATGAGCGCCGATGGGCAAGGCTGGACGCTGCACACGAGCGAGCCGGCTGCCGCGCGGACAGCGGGGGGACTTCCGGACAACCTGATCGCAAAGGCCGTTGCGGGGAAGCTGGTCGATCTCGTTGGTCCAGTCGAGATGCCCGTGCCTTCGCAGGGACGGGTGTTGCGCAGGCCGACCGGCTCGCTCGTCGGCGTCCCTCTTCCTGATCGCCAGTCGCTGCTGGTGCTGGAACAGGCCGGCTACGAGGAGCCCGGCGAGGCGGCGCGCGAGGCGCTTCGCACCATTGCTTCGATCGTGGGAAGCGCGCTGGACCGGGAGCGATTGACCCGCGAGCTGGAACAGATGCGGGAGCGCGTGACACAGGCAGCGAAGCTGGAATCGCTGGGACTTCTGGCGACGACCGTCGCGCACGACCTCAACAACATCCTGACCGTCGTGTTCGGCTATGCGGACCTGGCGCGGCATTCGAACTCGCCGCAGGATTCGATCGGTGAAATCGAGAAGGCAGCGGAGAAGGCGGCAGCGTTGAGCCGCCAGCTTCTGCGTTCGGGACGAACGACGCGCAACGAGACGGTGGTGTTCGACGTGGCCACGGCGGTCGCGGAGCTGGAGCCTTTGATCCGGAGCCTCACGGGTTCGAAGATCACCCTCAAGATCGACGCCGCGGTTCGCGGGCTGTGTGTGCGCATGCCGCGCACGGACTTCGACCAGCTGGTGTTGAACCTCGTCGCCAATGCGCGGGACGCGATGCCGGCCGGCGGACTTCTCGGAATTCGCCTGGCCGCGGTCGAACCGGTGCTGCGGGATCTCGAACGGAATCCGCGGCTGCGGTCGGGCTCCTGCGTCCAGCTGCGCGTCATCGACAACGGCGCCGGCATGACGGCGGAAGTCTGCTCGCGGATGTTCGATTCCTTTTTCACAACCAAGGAGGCCGGGAAAGGGACGGGCGTCGGGCTGGCGACGGTCAGGCAGGTTGTCGACCGGGCGGCGGGAGGGATCAGCGTGGAGAGCAGGCCGAGCGTCGGCACGGCGATGACAGTGCTCCTTCCACGCGTGATGTCCGCGGTCTGTCCGCGAACGGTCGATGCGCGGCCGGAAGTTCTTCCCTCGGGAACCGAATCGGTGCTGATCGTGGAGGAGGAGCCCCGCCTTCGCGATCTGCTGGCGCGAATCCTCGAATTGAGGGGATACAAGGTTCGCTCGCTGGCGCAGCTGCCGGTGGAGCCCCTGCCAGAGCTGGCCGGGGCCGAGCTCGTCATTGCCGATCGCTCAACGATTGAAGCAGCGCCGCAGAAGTGCCCGCGGAAAGGGACGGACCGCTGCGCCGCGCTGGCGCTGGTGGAAGCCGACTGCGACAGCGCGATGCCGGCGACGGCATTCGCCGTCTGCCGGATGTTGCCCAGGCCGTTCACCAGCCACCAGGTGGCGATCGCCGTTCGCGAAGCCCTCGATGCCCGCTGA